The Streptomonospora litoralis genome window below encodes:
- a CDS encoding DUF5999 family protein, producing MCRHQPECPSFHDVDREAARVIAGHPEQGWSLLCNGVVVFEDTGELLPNGGVIAPHRPTDVRAVA from the coding sequence AATGCCCCTCCTTCCACGACGTGGACCGCGAAGCGGCCCGCGTCATCGCCGGCCATCCCGAGCAGGGGTGGAGCCTTTTGTGCAACGGCGTCGTGGTTTTCGAGGACACCGGCGAACTGCTGCCCAACGGCGGCGTCATCGCCCCGCACCGCCCCACCGATGTGCGCGCGGTCGCCTGA